One segment of Natronosalvus halobius DNA contains the following:
- a CDS encoding ATP-binding response regulator: METARSPDQADIDLLLVEDNLDDARFVERLIDEYQSRRSGSESEESLVISSLDHVDRLGEGIERVQTEPPDVILLDLMLPDSRGIETVERMVESTPGIPVVVLTGQNENEIGIEAIRRGAQDYLTKGTTTGELIVRTVRYAIERMHTQRAIVDRNHRLALLNQLVRQDIRNDVSMIVGLGDQLRTQVDSTEKETIESLLKAAEHAVDLTDTAAEVMDVLAATEVGREPCNLLPILETSIERLQHEHDVDLTFERRYLADTPLIVSASPMLESVFDHLLSNAVEHSPQTTPQVTVTIDATADRVTVEIADDGIGIADAQKALLVDPATHSDIRSGIGVGFYLVTTLLDVFDGTLEIADNHPRGTSITVSLRRVNNQ; encoded by the coding sequence GTGGAAACCGCTCGCTCACCCGATCAGGCTGACATCGACCTGCTGCTCGTCGAGGATAACCTGGACGACGCTCGGTTCGTCGAGCGTCTCATCGACGAGTATCAATCGCGGCGCAGTGGTAGCGAAAGCGAAGAATCGCTCGTAATCAGTTCGCTCGATCACGTGGATCGGCTCGGCGAAGGAATCGAGCGGGTTCAGACGGAGCCACCGGACGTTATTTTACTCGACCTGATGCTTCCGGATAGCAGGGGTATCGAAACGGTCGAACGGATGGTCGAATCCACACCAGGTATTCCCGTAGTCGTCTTAACCGGACAAAATGAGAACGAGATTGGTATCGAGGCTATCCGGCGTGGCGCACAGGATTACCTGACTAAGGGGACGACGACGGGAGAACTCATCGTTCGAACGGTACGATACGCTATCGAGCGGATGCACACCCAGCGCGCAATCGTCGATCGAAACCACCGACTCGCGCTGTTGAACCAGCTCGTCCGACAGGACATCCGAAACGACGTGAGCATGATCGTCGGTTTAGGTGATCAGCTCCGAACGCAGGTCGATTCGACGGAAAAAGAGACGATCGAGTCGCTCTTGAAGGCTGCTGAACACGCCGTCGACCTCACCGACACAGCAGCGGAGGTGATGGACGTTCTCGCGGCAACTGAGGTGGGACGTGAACCCTGTAACCTCCTCCCGATCCTCGAGACGAGTATTGAACGCCTGCAGCACGAGCACGACGTGGACCTCACCTTCGAACGACGCTATCTCGCTGACACACCGCTGATCGTTTCCGCCTCACCGATGCTCGAATCGGTCTTCGATCACCTGCTGTCGAACGCTGTCGAGCACTCACCGCAGACAACGCCGCAAGTGACCGTAACCATCGATGCGACAGCCGACCGAGTGACCGTGGAAATAGCCGACGATGGTATCGGTATCGCCGACGCTCAAAAGGCGCTGCTCGTGGATCCGGCCACACACTCCGATATCCGGTCGGGGATCGGCGTCGGTTTCTATCTGGTCACGACGTTGCTCGACGTCTTCGACGGCACCCTCGAGATTGCGGATAACCACCCCCGTGGAACCAGTATTACCGTTTCACTCAGACGCGTCAACAACCAGTAA